Proteins from a single region of Undibacterium sp. KW1:
- the rplP gene encoding 50S ribosomal protein L16, with product MLQPARRKYRKEQKGRNKGISHTRGTAVSFGEFGLKAVGRGRITARQIEAARRAMTRHIKRGGRIWIRVFPDKPISQKPAEVRMGNGKGNPEYYVAEIQPGKMLYEMDGVDETLAREAFRLAAAKLPLLTTFVVRQVGQ from the coding sequence ATGCTGCAACCAGCACGCAGAAAATATCGCAAGGAACAGAAAGGCCGTAACAAGGGTATCTCGCATACTCGTGGTACAGCAGTTTCCTTCGGTGAGTTTGGCTTGAAGGCAGTTGGTCGTGGTCGTATCACAGCGCGTCAGATTGAAGCAGCGCGTCGTGCAATGACACGTCACATCAAACGTGGTGGCCGTATCTGGATCCGCGTTTTCCCGGACAAGCCAATTTCCCAGAAACCAGCGGAAGTCCGTATGGGTAATGGTAAAGGTAATCCTGAGTACTACGTTGCCGAGATTCAACCAGGCAAAATGCTGTACGAAATGGATGGTGTCGATGAGACGCTGGCACGCGAAGCGTTCCGCTTGGCTGCAGCTAAATTGCCGCTGTTGACTACGTTCGTCGTCCGTCAAGTCGGCCAATAA
- the rpsH gene encoding 30S ribosomal protein S8, whose translation MSMSDPIADMLTRIRNAQVVQKTVVAMPSSKVKIAIANVLKDEGYIEDFAVSETAGKSELKIGLKYYAGRPVIERLERVSRPGLRIYKGKDEIPSVMNGLGVAIVSTPKGVMTDRKARATGVGGEVICYVA comes from the coding sequence ATGAGTATGAGCGATCCTATCGCCGATATGCTGACCCGCATCCGTAACGCACAAGTTGTTCAAAAAACTGTCGTCGCGATGCCGTCTTCCAAAGTAAAGATCGCAATCGCGAACGTACTGAAAGACGAAGGTTACATTGAAGATTTCGCAGTTTCTGAAACTGCAGGTAAGTCCGAATTGAAAATCGGCTTGAAATATTACGCAGGACGTCCTGTGATTGAACGCTTGGAACGTGTATCACGTCCAGGTCTCCGTATTTACAAAGGTAAAGACGAGATCCCAAGTGTCATGAACGGTTTGGGAGTGGCGATCGTTTCCACACCAAAAGGCGTTATGACTGACCGCAAAGCGCGCGCAACCGGTGTCGGTGGCGAAGTGATTTGCTACGTCGCCTAA
- the rplE gene encoding 50S ribosomal protein L5: MARLQAIYKDKIVGELTEKYAYKSVMEVPRILKITLNMGLSEAIADKKIIEHAVGDLTKIAGQKPVVTKARKAIAGFKIREGYPIGCMVTLRGAQMYEFLDRFITVALPRVRDFRGVSGRAFDGRGNYNIGVKEQIIFPEIEYDKIDALRGMNISITTTAKTDEEAKALLAAFKFPFRN, from the coding sequence ATGGCCCGTCTACAAGCAATATATAAAGATAAAATCGTTGGTGAACTGACTGAAAAGTACGCTTACAAGTCAGTCATGGAAGTTCCACGCATCTTGAAAATCACCCTGAACATGGGTTTGTCTGAAGCAATCGCAGACAAAAAGATTATTGAGCATGCAGTTGGCGACCTCACCAAGATCGCTGGTCAAAAACCAGTAGTTACCAAAGCTCGCAAAGCGATCGCTGGTTTTAAAATCCGTGAAGGCTACCCAATTGGTTGTATGGTAACTTTGCGTGGCGCTCAGATGTATGAATTCCTGGATCGTTTCATCACTGTGGCCCTGCCACGTGTACGTGACTTCCGTGGTGTTTCTGGTCGTGCGTTTGATGGTCGTGGTAACTACAACATCGGTGTCAAGGAACAGATCATTTTCCCTGAAATCGAATACGACAAGATCGACGCCTTGCGTGGTATGAACATCTCTATCACGACAACAGCAAAGACCGACGAAGAAGCGAAAGCACTCCTCGCCGCATTTAAATTTCCGTTCAGAAACTGA
- the rpsN gene encoding 30S ribosomal protein S14 translates to MAKLALINREQKRADLVKKFAGKRAELKAIIDDQSKTEEERYVARLKLQALPRNSNPTRQRNRCTLTGRPRGTFRKFGLGRIKLREVAMRGEIPGMTKASW, encoded by the coding sequence ATGGCAAAATTGGCACTGATTAATCGTGAGCAAAAGCGTGCAGATCTGGTGAAGAAATTCGCTGGCAAGCGCGCCGAATTGAAGGCCATCATTGATGACCAATCAAAAACTGAAGAAGAGCGTTATGTTGCTCGTCTGAAGTTGCAGGCTTTGCCACGTAATTCCAATCCGACCCGTCAGCGTAACCGCTGCACTTTGACAGGTCGCCCACGTGGCACATTCCGTAAATTCGGTTTGGGCCGTATTAAACTCCGTGAAGTCGCCATGCGTGGTGAAATCCCGGGTATGACTAAAGCCAGCTGGTAA
- the rplN gene encoding 50S ribosomal protein L14, with product MIQTESRLEVADNTGAREVLCIKVLGGSKRRYAGIGDVIKVTVKSAAPRGRVKKGEIYNAVVVRTAKGVRRQDGSLVKFDGNAAVLLNAKLEPIGTRIFGPVTRELRTERFMKIVSLAPEVL from the coding sequence ATGATTCAAACAGAAAGCCGGCTGGAAGTGGCTGACAACACTGGTGCGCGCGAAGTTTTGTGCATTAAAGTGTTGGGCGGTTCCAAGCGTCGTTATGCGGGTATTGGTGACGTAATCAAAGTCACTGTTAAGTCTGCTGCTCCGCGCGGTCGTGTAAAAAAAGGTGAAATTTACAACGCCGTTGTCGTGAGGACAGCTAAGGGTGTTCGTCGTCAAGATGGCTCGTTGGTCAAATTTGATGGCAATGCTGCAGTATTGTTGAATGCAAAACTTGAGCCTATCGGTACTCGTATTTTCGGCCCAGTAACACGCGAATTGCGTACTGAGCGCTTCATGAAAATCGTGTCCCTGGCTCCAGAAGTGCTGTAA
- the rplX gene encoding 50S ribosomal protein L24, with the protein MNKIRKNDEVIVLTGKDKGKRGQVQACIDSDYVVVAGINVAKKAVKPNPMTGAVGGIVDKVMPIHVSNVALFNAASGKADRVGFKVVDGKKVRIYKSTGEVVKA; encoded by the coding sequence ATGAACAAAATTCGTAAAAACGACGAAGTCATCGTCTTGACGGGTAAAGACAAAGGTAAACGTGGTCAGGTGCAAGCATGCATCGATAGCGATTACGTTGTTGTTGCAGGTATTAACGTTGCTAAAAAAGCGGTTAAACCTAACCCAATGACTGGCGCAGTAGGTGGCATCGTGGATAAAGTGATGCCGATTCATGTGTCGAATGTTGCATTGTTTAATGCAGCGTCTGGCAAAGCAGACCGTGTAGGCTTCAAGGTAGTGGATGGCAAGAAAGTCCGTATCTACAAGTCGACTGGCGAAGTTGTGAAGGCATAA
- the rpsQ gene encoding 30S ribosomal protein S17 → MNDQVKVALKRTLIGKVVSDKMDKTVTVVVERHVKHPLYGKIIVRTAKYHAHDEANQAKAGDTVEIQEGRPISKTKAWTVTRVVQVAQVV, encoded by the coding sequence ATGAACGATCAAGTTAAAGTCGCACTGAAGCGCACATTGATTGGCAAGGTTGTTTCCGACAAGATGGACAAAACCGTAACAGTGGTTGTTGAACGTCACGTCAAGCATCCTTTGTATGGCAAGATCATCGTTCGTACTGCAAAGTACCATGCACACGATGAAGCAAACCAGGCAAAGGCTGGCGACACCGTTGAAATTCAAGAAGGTCGTCCTATCTCCAAGACTAAAGCTTGGACAGTGACACGTGTGGTTCAAGTCGCACAAGTAGTATAA
- the rpmC gene encoding 50S ribosomal protein L29, translating to MKVSELQGKDQAALTKELNELLKAQFSLRMQIATQQLTNTSQLKKVRRDIARVKTVMNQKDAK from the coding sequence ATGAAAGTATCTGAACTCCAAGGTAAGGATCAGGCGGCTTTGACTAAAGAACTGAATGAATTGTTGAAGGCCCAGTTCAGCCTGCGTATGCAAATCGCTACTCAGCAACTGACTAACACTTCTCAATTGAAGAAAGTTCGTCGTGACATCGCACGTGTGAAAACCGTCATGAACCAGAAGGATGCCAAATAA